A window of Bradyrhizobium sp. AZCC 1610 contains these coding sequences:
- a CDS encoding D-amino acid dehydrogenase — protein MKVIVLGSGVIGVTTAYYLARAGHEVIVVDRQAEPAQETSFANAGEVSPGYSSPWAGPGVPVKAIKWLLMRHGPLVIWPKLDPVMWIWGLKMLRNCTAERYAINKSRMIPIAEYSRDSLRALRAETGIKYDERSQGTLQLFRKQKQLDGIGDDIAVLKQYGVPYEVLDRTGCIGAEPALAGVKDKFVGGLRLPQDETGDCHMFTQALAKEAAKLGVQFKFNTIIERLVADGDKITGVVTSAGLLQADTYVAALGSWSPRLLKPIGVSIPVYPVKGYSITVPIIDPDGAPVSTVMDESYKVAITRLGNRIRVGGTAEISGYSDRLDAARRATLDHSLTDMFPCGGDLGKATFWSGLRPMTPDGPPVIGTTRYSNLHLNTGHGTLGWTMACGSGRVLADMMSGRKPDIDVSELSVSRYDHRFG, from the coding sequence GTGAAAGTCATCGTTCTCGGCAGTGGCGTCATCGGCGTCACGACAGCCTATTATCTTGCGCGCGCCGGCCATGAAGTTATTGTCGTCGACCGTCAGGCCGAGCCCGCGCAGGAAACCTCTTTCGCCAATGCCGGCGAAGTCTCGCCCGGCTACTCCTCGCCCTGGGCCGGCCCCGGCGTTCCGGTCAAGGCGATCAAATGGCTGTTGATGCGCCACGGCCCGCTGGTGATCTGGCCGAAGCTCGATCCTGTCATGTGGATCTGGGGGCTGAAGATGCTGCGCAACTGCACGGCAGAGCGCTACGCCATCAACAAGAGCCGGATGATCCCGATCGCCGAATACAGCCGCGATTCCTTGCGCGCACTGCGCGCCGAGACCGGCATCAAGTATGACGAGCGCAGTCAAGGCACGCTGCAGCTGTTTCGTAAGCAGAAGCAGCTTGACGGCATCGGCGACGATATCGCGGTGCTCAAGCAATATGGCGTGCCCTACGAAGTGCTCGATCGCACCGGCTGCATTGGCGCCGAGCCGGCACTCGCCGGCGTGAAGGACAAGTTCGTCGGCGGACTGCGGTTGCCGCAGGACGAGACCGGCGATTGCCACATGTTCACGCAGGCGCTCGCCAAGGAAGCAGCAAAGCTCGGCGTGCAGTTCAAATTCAACACGATCATTGAGCGCCTGGTCGCGGATGGCGACAAGATCACCGGTGTCGTGACCAGCGCGGGGCTGTTGCAGGCCGATACCTATGTCGCGGCGCTGGGAAGCTGGTCGCCGCGACTGCTCAAGCCGATCGGCGTTTCAATTCCGGTCTATCCCGTAAAGGGCTATTCGATCACGGTCCCCATCATCGATCCCGATGGCGCGCCGGTTTCCACCGTGATGGACGAGAGCTACAAGGTCGCGATCACGCGGCTGGGGAATCGCATCCGCGTCGGCGGCACCGCGGAAATCTCAGGCTATTCGGACCGGCTCGATGCGGCGCGGCGCGCGACGCTGGATCACTCCCTGACCGACATGTTTCCGTGCGGCGGCGACCTCGGCAAGGCCACGTTCTGGAGCGGCCTGCGCCCGATGACGCCGGACGGGCCGCCGGTCATTGGCACTACGCGCTACAGCAATCTTCATCTCAACACCGGCCACGGCACGCTCGGCTGGACCATGGCCTGCGGCTCGGGGAGAGTGCTGGCGGACATGATGTCGGGGCGGAAGCCGGACATCGACGTAAGCGAACTCAGCGTGAGCCGGTACGATCACCGGTTCGGGTGA
- a CDS encoding molybdopterin guanine dinucleotide-containing S/N-oxide reductase yields the protein MNDGVGQEMDQAREDWSPHSAHWGAFSARWNGATLDIKPYAEDPAPSPMLQNFTTAMRHKARILRPMVRKAWLDRRAPGARSFDQKFVACPWDEVLDLLAGELSRIRTEHGAAAVYGGSYGWSSAGRFHHAQSQVHRFLNTAFGGYVRSVNSYSAGASAVILPHVLGGYESISRHNVTWDQVAEHTDTVLAFGGMALKNSDVASGGISRHIERDAMEKAARRGAVFYGIAPLRDDMPEAAGARWLPIRVGTDVALMLALAHTLLVENLCDSAFVARYCTGFEIFERYLLGRDDNTTKDAAWAAEITGIPAATIVDLARRLPRGRTLITVSHSLQRAQYGEQPVWMGAVLAAMLGQIGLPGGGYNYALGALGHTGRRLNAVPIPTLSQGKNGTADFIPVARVADMLLRPGETFEYNGRSMRYPDIKLVYWAGGNPFHHHQDINRLRRAFNVPQTIVVHESAWTPMAKFADIVLPATMTLERDDIGAAGTDPRLIAMRKAMDPVGEARDDFDIFAALSRRLGVEQAFTEGRDVRQWLAHLYEPTRRALADTGWDAPDFDEFWRRGELALPSAPDDGGFLRAFRNDPLNNKLPTPSGKIEIYSKTIASFGYDDCPPHPAWLPSTEPPDSRHPLTLIANQPSTRLHSQLDFGAYSQSKKIAGREAVRLNPVDADRRGIANADIVRLFNDRGACLAAAAVSDDVMPGVLQLSTGAWYDPAPGAAEHPLCVHGNPNVLTRDIGTSRLAQGCCGQVTVVECEKYKGALPPIRAFDPPDQD from the coding sequence ATGAACGACGGTGTGGGACAAGAAATGGATCAAGCCCGAGAGGATTGGAGCCCGCACAGCGCGCATTGGGGCGCCTTCTCGGCCCGATGGAACGGCGCGACGCTGGATATCAAGCCTTACGCGGAGGATCCAGCGCCCTCCCCGATGTTGCAAAACTTCACCACGGCGATGCGTCACAAGGCGCGTATCCTGCGGCCGATGGTGCGCAAGGCATGGCTGGACCGGCGCGCACCCGGCGCGCGCAGCTTCGACCAGAAATTCGTCGCGTGCCCCTGGGACGAAGTGCTCGATCTTCTTGCCGGCGAATTGTCGCGGATCCGAACCGAGCATGGCGCGGCCGCGGTCTACGGCGGCTCCTATGGCTGGTCCAGCGCCGGACGTTTCCACCACGCGCAGAGCCAGGTTCATCGCTTCCTGAACACAGCGTTTGGCGGCTATGTGCGTTCGGTGAACAGCTACAGCGCCGGCGCTTCGGCCGTGATCCTGCCGCATGTCCTCGGAGGCTACGAAAGCATCTCGCGCCACAACGTGACCTGGGATCAGGTCGCCGAACATACCGATACGGTGCTGGCCTTCGGCGGCATGGCGCTGAAGAACTCGGACGTCGCAAGCGGCGGCATCAGCCGGCACATCGAGCGCGACGCGATGGAGAAGGCCGCGCGCCGCGGCGCCGTCTTCTACGGCATCGCGCCCTTGCGCGACGACATGCCGGAAGCGGCCGGCGCCCGCTGGCTGCCGATCAGGGTCGGCACCGACGTGGCTCTGATGCTGGCGCTCGCGCACACGCTCCTCGTCGAAAATCTGTGTGACAGCGCCTTTGTCGCGCGCTATTGCACCGGCTTCGAAATCTTCGAACGCTACCTGCTCGGCCGCGACGACAATACGACAAAGGACGCGGCATGGGCCGCCGAGATCACCGGCATTCCCGCTGCCACGATCGTCGACCTCGCCCGCCGACTGCCGCGCGGGCGCACCTTGATCACGGTCTCGCACTCATTGCAGCGGGCGCAATATGGCGAGCAGCCGGTGTGGATGGGCGCGGTGCTCGCGGCCATGCTTGGCCAGATCGGTCTGCCCGGCGGCGGATACAATTACGCGCTTGGTGCGCTCGGCCACACCGGCCGCCGGCTCAATGCCGTTCCGATTCCGACGCTATCGCAAGGCAAGAACGGCACCGCCGACTTCATCCCGGTCGCACGCGTCGCCGACATGCTCCTCCGTCCAGGCGAGACGTTCGAATACAACGGCCGGTCGATGCGGTATCCCGACATCAAGCTGGTCTATTGGGCGGGCGGCAACCCCTTCCACCATCATCAGGACATCAATCGGCTGCGGCGGGCCTTCAATGTCCCGCAAACCATCGTCGTGCACGAAAGCGCCTGGACGCCGATGGCGAAGTTCGCCGACATCGTGCTGCCGGCGACGATGACGCTGGAGCGCGACGATATCGGCGCCGCGGGCACCGATCCCAGGCTGATCGCGATGCGCAAGGCCATGGACCCGGTCGGCGAAGCGCGCGACGATTTCGATATTTTTGCCGCGCTGTCGCGGCGATTGGGCGTCGAACAGGCCTTCACGGAAGGACGCGACGTCAGGCAATGGCTGGCCCATCTTTACGAGCCGACGCGGCGGGCGCTTGCCGATACCGGTTGGGATGCACCTGACTTCGATGAGTTCTGGCGGCGCGGCGAACTCGCGCTGCCGTCAGCCCCCGATGACGGTGGCTTTCTGCGCGCCTTCCGCAACGATCCCCTCAACAACAAACTGCCGACACCAAGCGGCAAGATCGAGATCTATTCGAAGACCATCGCAAGCTTCGGTTACGACGATTGCCCGCCCCACCCTGCATGGCTGCCGTCGACCGAACCGCCGGATTCGCGCCATCCGTTGACGCTGATCGCGAACCAGCCGTCGACCCGGCTGCACAGCCAGCTCGACTTCGGTGCCTACAGCCAATCCAAGAAAATTGCCGGCCGCGAAGCCGTCCGCCTCAACCCCGTTGATGCTGATCGCCGCGGCATCGCCAATGCCGACATCGTCCGCCTGTTCAATGACCGGGGCGCGTGCCTGGCCGCCGCCGCTGTTTCGGACGATGTCATGCCCGGCGTGCTGCAATTGTCCACCGGCGCCTGGTACGATCCGGCGCCCGGCGCGGCGGAGCATCCGCTCTGCGTCCATGGCAATCCGAACGTGCTCACCCGCGACATCGGCACATCGCGGCTGGCACAAGGCTGCTGCGGTCAGGTGACGGTGGTCGAGTGCGAGAAGTATAAGGGAGCGCTGCCGCCCATCCGCGCCTTTGATCCTCCCGATCAGGATTGA
- a CDS encoding NAD(P)/FAD-dependent oxidoreductase, whose amino-acid sequence MNAPASLPLPPSLYADTAVAPTPAPPLDADRKVSVAIIGGGFTGLSTALHLAEQGVDVTVLEAQQPGWGASGNNGGQVNPGLKHDPDKIEADFGADLGGRMIAFAYGTTNYTFDLIRRYQIPCEARQNGTLRAAYNEASAAAIENTAKQCIRRGMPVTLLNREQMREMTGTDRYLCAMLDNRGGDLHPLSYARGLARAAIAAGAAVHGETPALSLSRDGAHWRIETPRGTVRAEKVLLATNGFTDDLWPGLRRTIVPVFSSIAATAPLPEEIARTIMPTRSVLYESSHITVYYRIDQHNRLLMGGRGPMRWISKPSDVAYLIRYAERLWPQMKGASWTHGWNSRLAITPDHYPHVHEPAENLLIALGCNGRGVALSTAMGGQLARRLVGGKNAEIDMPITGIKPMVLHAFWPLGVTAAVVAGRVRDRLGI is encoded by the coding sequence ATGAATGCGCCTGCCTCGCTGCCGTTGCCGCCAAGCCTCTATGCCGATACGGCCGTGGCGCCGACACCGGCGCCGCCACTCGATGCGGACAGAAAAGTTTCGGTCGCGATCATCGGCGGCGGCTTTACGGGACTGTCTACCGCGCTGCATCTGGCCGAGCAGGGCGTTGACGTGACCGTGCTGGAGGCGCAACAGCCGGGCTGGGGCGCATCGGGCAACAATGGCGGCCAGGTCAATCCGGGCCTCAAGCACGACCCTGATAAGATCGAAGCCGATTTTGGCGCCGACCTCGGCGGCCGCATGATCGCCTTCGCCTATGGCACCACGAACTACACGTTCGACCTGATCCGGCGCTACCAGATTCCGTGCGAGGCGCGGCAGAACGGCACGCTGCGCGCGGCATATAATGAAGCAAGCGCGGCGGCGATCGAAAACACGGCGAAGCAGTGCATCCGACGCGGCATGCCGGTGACGCTGCTGAACCGCGAACAGATGCGGGAGATGACCGGCACCGACCGCTATCTCTGCGCCATGCTCGACAATCGCGGTGGCGACCTGCATCCGCTGAGCTACGCACGCGGGTTGGCGCGCGCCGCGATCGCGGCCGGCGCTGCCGTCCATGGCGAGACGCCCGCGCTCTCCCTGTCCCGCGACGGCGCGCATTGGCGGATCGAGACGCCGCGCGGAACCGTGCGCGCCGAAAAAGTGCTGCTGGCGACCAATGGCTTTACGGACGATCTGTGGCCGGGCCTGCGCCGCACCATCGTGCCGGTGTTCTCCTCGATCGCCGCCACCGCGCCGTTGCCCGAGGAGATCGCGCGCACGATCATGCCGACGCGCTCGGTGCTGTACGAGAGCAGCCACATCACCGTCTATTACCGCATCGATCAGCATAACCGTCTACTGATGGGCGGCCGCGGCCCGATGCGCTGGATCAGCAAGCCGTCCGACGTCGCCTATCTCATCCGCTATGCGGAGCGGCTGTGGCCGCAGATGAAGGGCGCGAGCTGGACGCACGGCTGGAACAGCAGGCTCGCGATCACGCCGGATCATTATCCGCATGTGCATGAGCCGGCGGAGAATCTTTTGATCGCGCTCGGCTGCAACGGCCGCGGTGTAGCACTGTCGACCGCGATGGGCGGGCAGCTCGCGCGGCGTCTCGTCGGCGGGAAGAATGCCGAGATCGACATGCCCATCACCGGCATCAAGCCGATGGTGCTGCATGCGTTCTGGCCGCTCGGCGTCACCGCCGCCGTCGTGGCGGGGCGGGTGCGGGACCGCCTCGGGATCTAG
- a CDS encoding DUF1236 domain-containing protein codes for MRKQLLLSTGIICLMLAPAVSYGQAPGARGEEQKQMRPSDTGKGGAASQERGAERAQERGRGAEQRTQGAAGREERGAGSRQTEERGKAAPSSERPATASDDKRGRGEDAKSRERAQDSRQGGRDAQTAREGKDAKDSGKGSAEMDRDKARGKSTAEQEKSKDGTPSAQKEREGTTTTQKEQGRDQRDSSKDAAERDKDAGRPSTATDTTRTPPSGQTTQSQTGQTQAGQQSNISTEKQVRISQTLTRERLAPPQRNLNIAIRIGEPVPRHVRFHRLPREIVAIEPEYRDYEYFTTDDDIVIVEPRTKRIVSQVPRDASRIRAAGGESSTGSTSGTAGAGYTSSTAAAGGASPCRIMRRDTAGNVTELTPQTVGSTAQQEAISVTVRVPGGASTAPIALGAGDGQIVVSGQSGADCMVTIEPQPR; via the coding sequence ATGCGCAAGCAGCTATTATTATCGACTGGAATTATCTGCCTGATGCTGGCCCCGGCTGTTTCCTACGGCCAGGCGCCGGGAGCAAGAGGCGAAGAGCAGAAACAGATGCGCCCAAGCGATACCGGCAAGGGTGGTGCTGCATCGCAGGAACGCGGTGCGGAGCGGGCGCAGGAGCGTGGGCGAGGCGCGGAACAAAGGACCCAAGGGGCGGCCGGCCGCGAAGAAAGGGGAGCCGGTTCCCGACAGACCGAGGAACGTGGCAAGGCCGCGCCATCGAGCGAGCGTCCGGCAACCGCAAGCGATGACAAGCGCGGACGCGGCGAGGATGCAAAATCCCGTGAGCGCGCACAGGATTCCCGCCAGGGCGGCCGCGACGCACAAACAGCCCGTGAGGGCAAGGACGCCAAGGACAGCGGCAAGGGCAGCGCCGAGATGGATCGCGATAAAGCGCGCGGCAAGTCCACGGCGGAGCAGGAAAAGTCGAAGGATGGAACCCCGTCCGCTCAGAAGGAGCGCGAGGGCACGACCACGACGCAGAAGGAGCAGGGCCGCGATCAGCGCGACAGCTCGAAGGATGCTGCGGAGCGGGATAAGGATGCGGGCCGGCCATCTACCGCGACGGATACCACGCGCACACCGCCTTCTGGCCAGACCACGCAGAGCCAGACCGGCCAGACGCAGGCCGGCCAGCAGTCGAATATCTCGACCGAAAAGCAGGTACGGATTTCCCAGACCCTGACCCGCGAACGTCTGGCGCCGCCGCAGCGCAACCTCAACATCGCGATCCGGATCGGCGAACCCGTGCCGCGCCATGTGCGGTTCCATCGGCTGCCTCGGGAGATCGTCGCGATCGAACCTGAGTACCGTGATTACGAGTACTTCACGACCGATGACGACATCGTCATCGTCGAGCCGCGCACCAAGCGGATCGTCAGCCAGGTCCCGCGTGACGCCTCCCGTATTCGTGCCGCCGGCGGCGAGAGCAGCACTGGCAGCACGAGCGGTACAGCCGGAGCCGGATACACCAGCTCGACGGCCGCCGCCGGTGGTGCCTCGCCGTGCCGCATCATGCGGCGCGACACCGCCGGCAATGTCACCGAACTGACGCCGCAGACCGTCGGTTCGACGGCACAGCAGGAAGCCATCAGCGTCACGGTCCGTGTCCCCGGTGGCGCCTCGACCGCGCCGATTGCGCTGGGTGCGGGGGACGGACAGATCGTGGTGTCAGGTCAGAGCGGCGCCGATTGCATGGTGACGATCGAGCCGCAGCCTCGGTAG
- a CDS encoding amino acid ABC transporter permease encodes MQAFWRDTVEFLPILMSGVALTIIVTIGSLLLSTVLGLIWALMRVSGIGVLTGFSAGLINVIRGIPIIVLLFYLYFVMPELGVTLTALQAAVLGLGIAYSAYQAENFRAGIEAIDKGQIEAAQAIGMGWWQTMRRVVLPQAVKIVLPPYGNVMIMMLKDSSQASTITVAELALQGKLIASSTFKNTSVFTLVALMYLTMSIPLILLVRHFEKRAGQK; translated from the coding sequence ATGCAGGCGTTCTGGCGCGATACGGTCGAGTTCCTGCCGATCCTGATGAGCGGCGTGGCGCTGACGATCATCGTCACGATCGGTTCGCTGTTGCTGTCAACCGTGCTCGGCCTGATCTGGGCCTTGATGCGGGTATCCGGCATCGGCGTCCTCACGGGGTTCAGCGCCGGGTTGATCAACGTAATCCGCGGCATTCCGATCATCGTGCTGCTGTTCTACCTCTACTTCGTGATGCCGGAACTCGGCGTCACGCTGACGGCGCTGCAGGCCGCGGTTCTCGGGCTCGGCATCGCCTATTCGGCCTATCAGGCCGAGAATTTCCGCGCCGGCATCGAGGCCATCGACAAGGGGCAGATCGAGGCGGCGCAGGCGATCGGCATGGGCTGGTGGCAGACCATGCGCCGCGTGGTGCTGCCGCAGGCGGTGAAAATCGTGCTGCCGCCCTACGGCAACGTCATGATCATGATGCTGAAGGATTCGTCGCAGGCCTCGACCATCACGGTCGCCGAACTCGCCCTTCAAGGCAAGCTGATCGCGTCGTCGACGTTCAAGAACACCAGCGTGTTCACGCTGGTCGCGCTGATGTATCTCACCATGAGCATCCCGCTCATCCTGCTGGTCCGTCACTTCGAAAAACGGGCGGGCCAGAAATGA
- a CDS encoding amino acid ABC transporter ATP-binding protein, which produces MIELSNVHKSFGKVEVLKGITASVEKGEVVCIVGPSGSGKSTILRCINGLESYDSGDISVEGARVDRNAPSIVSIRTQVSMVFQRFNLFPHRTALENVIEGPLYVKQEPRAEALERGRDLLARVGLAEKADVHPPQLSGGQQQRVAIARALAMQPKAILFDEPTSALDPELVGDVLSVMRKLADDGMTMVVVTHEMAFAKDVADRVLFIDGGVIVEQGPAKAVLNQPQHARTQDFLRRVLHPL; this is translated from the coding sequence ATGATCGAGCTTTCCAACGTTCACAAGAGTTTTGGCAAGGTCGAGGTGCTGAAGGGCATCACGGCGTCGGTCGAGAAAGGCGAGGTGGTCTGCATCGTCGGCCCATCGGGCTCGGGCAAATCCACCATCCTGCGCTGTATCAACGGGCTCGAAAGCTATGACAGCGGCGATATCAGCGTCGAGGGGGCGCGCGTCGATCGCAACGCGCCCTCGATCGTTTCGATCCGGACGCAGGTCTCGATGGTGTTCCAGCGCTTCAACCTGTTCCCGCACCGGACCGCGCTCGAGAACGTCATCGAGGGGCCACTCTATGTGAAGCAGGAGCCGCGCGCCGAGGCGCTGGAGCGCGGCCGCGACCTGCTGGCGCGGGTGGGGCTGGCGGAGAAGGCCGATGTCCATCCGCCGCAACTGTCCGGCGGACAGCAGCAGCGCGTTGCGATAGCACGTGCGCTCGCCATGCAGCCGAAGGCTATCTTGTTCGACGAGCCGACCTCGGCGCTCGATCCCGAACTGGTCGGCGATGTGCTTTCCGTCATGCGCAAGCTCGCCGATGACGGCATGACCATGGTCGTCGTCACCCATGAAATGGCCTTTGCGAAGGACGTCGCCGATCGTGTGCTGTTCATCGACGGTGGCGTGATCGTCGAGCAGGGGCCGGCGAAAGCCGTCCTCAACCAGCCGCAGCATGCGCGCACGCAGGACTTTTTGCGGCGCGTGCTGCATCCGCTCTAA
- a CDS encoding cupin domain-containing protein, translating into MSGGKRIKKPAPKAKARATGKVARKPKAKAVARPAEPAMDLAVGRRIRELRREHKLSLETIAARTDLSIGFLSQIERGLSSPSLRVLATLADVLGVGIAALFGSRPSDDPASGGVVTRQLHRAELKLWRTGISKQLLSPAGTENRLNLFLVHMEPGGNTGDELYTHDGEEAGLVLEGEMTLTVDAETWSLKTGDSFRFASRRPHRFSNPAEDAKAVVLWVNCVTAAS; encoded by the coding sequence GTGAGCGGTGGCAAGAGAATTAAGAAGCCGGCGCCCAAAGCCAAGGCAAGGGCCACGGGAAAGGTGGCACGCAAGCCGAAGGCGAAGGCCGTCGCAAGGCCGGCCGAGCCCGCGATGGATCTCGCCGTCGGCCGGCGCATTCGCGAGCTGCGCCGGGAACACAAGCTGTCGCTGGAGACGATTGCAGCGCGCACCGATCTGTCGATCGGCTTCCTCAGCCAGATCGAGCGCGGGCTGTCGTCGCCTTCGCTTCGCGTGCTCGCGACGCTGGCGGACGTGCTCGGCGTCGGCATCGCCGCGCTGTTCGGCTCCCGGCCAAGCGATGATCCCGCTTCCGGCGGCGTGGTGACGCGCCAGTTGCACCGCGCCGAACTGAAACTGTGGCGCACCGGCATTTCCAAACAATTGCTGAGCCCGGCGGGAACGGAAAACCGCCTGAATCTGTTTCTCGTGCACATGGAGCCCGGCGGCAACACCGGCGACGAACTCTACACCCATGACGGCGAAGAGGCTGGCCTGGTGCTGGAAGGCGAGATGACGCTCACGGTGGATGCCGAGACCTGGTCGCTCAAGACGGGCGACAGTTTTCGCTTCGCCAGCCGCCGCCCGCACCGCTTCTCAAATCCCGCGGAAGATGCGAAAGCAGTGGTGCTGTGGGTGAACTGCGTGACGGCGGCGTCATGA
- a CDS encoding ABC transporter substrate-binding protein — MALKRLVQAAMAAVVLTAAMPASAQKVLKVGSTPTGVPFTFLDTKTNSIQGIMVDLITEIGKDAGFQVQIEPMQFSTLIASLTSNKIDVISAAMFVTPTRKEVIDFSEPFYSYGEGLLVPKSDSKTYTKQDDLKGEVVGAQVGTAFVDALKKSGLFSEVKAYDTIPDILRDVNAGRLKAGFADYPILAYNLKQGGFPEARIVESYKPTTIGSVGIGVRKGDTELLAKINASLAKLKANGTVEKILDKWGLKAQGA, encoded by the coding sequence ATGGCTCTCAAACGTCTCGTTCAGGCTGCGATGGCGGCCGTAGTTCTCACCGCCGCGATGCCGGCATCCGCGCAAAAGGTGCTGAAAGTGGGCTCGACGCCGACCGGCGTGCCCTTCACCTTCCTCGACACCAAGACCAACAGCATTCAGGGTATCATGGTCGATCTCATCACCGAGATCGGCAAGGACGCCGGCTTCCAGGTCCAGATCGAGCCGATGCAGTTCTCGACGCTGATCGCCTCGCTGACGTCGAACAAGATCGACGTCATCTCGGCGGCGATGTTCGTTACGCCGACGCGGAAGGAAGTGATCGATTTCTCCGAACCGTTCTACAGCTACGGCGAGGGGCTGCTGGTGCCGAAGAGCGACAGCAAGACGTACACCAAGCAGGATGATCTGAAGGGCGAGGTGGTCGGCGCGCAGGTCGGGACGGCTTTCGTCGACGCGCTGAAGAAGTCGGGCCTGTTCAGCGAGGTCAAGGCCTACGACACCATTCCGGACATTTTGCGTGACGTGAATGCCGGGCGTCTCAAGGCCGGCTTCGCCGATTATCCGATCCTTGCCTACAATTTGAAGCAGGGCGGCTTCCCCGAGGCGCGCATCGTCGAGAGCTACAAGCCCACCACTATCGGCTCGGTCGGCATCGGCGTGCGCAAGGGCGATACCGAACTGCTCGCCAAGATCAATGCTTCGCTGGCGAAGCTGAAGGCGAACGGCACCGTCGAAAAAATTCTCGATAAATGGGGCCTGAAGGCACAGGGTGCCTGA
- a CDS encoding aspartate aminotransferase family protein — translation MTLHQKPNTLQTDSFWMPFTANRQFKKAPRLFASAEGMHYTTVDGRKVIDASAGLWCVNAGHGRRQIATAVERQLMNLDFAPSFNMGHPLAFDFAERLAEIAPKGLDRIFFTNSGSESVDTALKIALAYQRAIGQGTRTRLIGRERGYHGVGFGGMSVGGMVANRRAFATHLPGVDHIRHTHDLARNAFAKDQPEHGAELADDLERMVALHGADTIAAVIVEPVPGSTAVLPPPKGYLKRLREICDKHGILLIFDEVITGFGRLGAPFAADYFGVTPDMMTTAKGITNGTVPCGAVFASRKIHDGLMNGPEGTIELFHGYTYSAHPVACAAGLATLDIYKDEGLLTRGASLAEYWRDALHSLKGLPNVIDIRNVGLMGAVELSPRSDGVGARGYDVMVDCFNRGLYFRMSGDSFAMSPPLIVEKSHIDDMVSILGDAIKRVA, via the coding sequence GTGACCCTTCATCAGAAGCCGAACACCTTGCAAACCGATTCGTTCTGGATGCCGTTCACGGCCAACCGGCAGTTCAAGAAAGCGCCCCGCCTGTTCGCTTCCGCCGAGGGCATGCATTACACGACGGTCGACGGCCGCAAGGTGATCGACGCTTCAGCCGGCCTCTGGTGCGTCAATGCCGGCCATGGCCGCCGCCAGATCGCAACAGCTGTCGAACGGCAGTTGATGAATCTCGACTTCGCGCCGTCGTTCAATATGGGCCATCCGCTGGCGTTCGATTTCGCCGAGCGGCTCGCCGAGATCGCGCCCAAAGGTCTCGATCGCATCTTCTTCACCAATTCGGGTTCGGAATCGGTCGACACTGCGCTCAAGATCGCGCTTGCCTATCAGCGCGCCATCGGCCAGGGGACGCGGACGCGTCTGATCGGCCGCGAGCGCGGCTATCACGGCGTCGGCTTCGGCGGCATGTCCGTCGGCGGCATGGTGGCGAACCGCCGCGCCTTTGCGACCCATCTGCCTGGTGTCGACCACATCCGTCACACCCATGATCTCGCGCGCAACGCTTTTGCGAAGGATCAGCCGGAGCACGGCGCTGAACTCGCCGACGATCTCGAGCGGATGGTGGCGCTGCATGGTGCCGACACCATCGCCGCCGTCATTGTCGAGCCGGTGCCGGGCTCGACCGCGGTGCTGCCGCCGCCCAAGGGTTATCTGAAGCGCCTGCGCGAAATCTGCGACAAGCACGGCATCCTCCTGATCTTCGACGAGGTCATCACCGGCTTCGGCCGCCTCGGCGCGCCGTTCGCGGCGGATTATTTCGGCGTCACGCCTGATATGATGACGACCGCCAAGGGCATTACCAACGGCACCGTTCCCTGCGGCGCAGTGTTCGCCAGCCGCAAGATCCATGACGGGCTGATGAACGGCCCCGAGGGCACGATCGAGTTGTTCCACGGCTACACGTATTCGGCGCATCCGGTCGCCTGTGCCGCGGGCCTTGCGACGCTCGACATCTACAAGGACGAGGGGCTGCTGACCCGCGGCGCTTCTCTTGCCGAATACTGGCGCGATGCGCTGCATTCGCTCAAAGGTCTGCCGAACGTCATCGACATCCGCAATGTCGGCCTGATGGGTGCGGTCGAGCTGTCGCCGCGCAGCGACGGCGTCGGCGCACGCGGCTATGACGTGATGGTCGATTGCTTCAATCGCGGGCTTTATTTCCGCATGAGCGGCGATTCCTTCGCGATGTCGCCGCCCCTGATCGTCGAGAAAAGCCATATCGACGACATGGTTTCGATCCTGGGCGACGCGATCAAGCGTGTGGCCTGA